A single Brassica napus cultivar Da-Ae unplaced genomic scaffold, Da-Ae ScsIHWf_1298;HRSCAF=1853, whole genome shotgun sequence DNA region contains:
- the LOC111211366 gene encoding G-type lectin S-receptor-like serine/threonine-protein kinase RLK1, giving the protein MGFLSCSIIHIFLVLQLQTLCVILTVSSQNIINGSIPVGESLTASESQQFSSSWRSPSGDFAFGFRKIQPNDGFTLSVWFDKIPDKTIVWHAQAVNTTTGLVPAGSNVTLTADRGLVLTDPRGQQLWSSSLPPSNGSVSQGRINDAGNFGLLSETTEDSGEFLWSSFANPTDTLLPTQGMEVGRNLSSRLTETSFSKGRYRLHLGNDGDLRLLTLNPETLLESDINFAYYASNTKNQNPGTQLVFNESGYMYILQRNNSRFYLKEDVPVSSKDFYHRAVLHFDGVFAQYYHPKGGDGGWRWAWSQPENICAKGFGTDLAANEVGNLACGFNNICSLGDNQRPRCQCPERFVLSDPSDSYGDCKPDFEMHSCGAKSNQTDVSLYEFVTLEKTNWPSGDYKKYSNYDEERCKASCLNDCFCAAVVFRTICWKKKFPLSYGHRSPTGGSDTFIKVRKLTAGVPNTGRRGKGRDWLIITCSVLLGTSALVNFILLYMNRNKKRMAKKPNQRRYSGAATATDLNLRVFTYRDLVVATGDFVEELGRGAFGIVYKGVLKVSGDSEVNVAVKKLDRVAQESEKEFKNEVKVIGQIHHKNLVKLIGFCDEGQSRLIVYELLPNGTLAGFLFRRPRPSWEDRRRIAVEVARGILYLHEECSEQIIHCDIKPQNILLDEHNNPRISDFGLAKLLMINQTHTLTNIRGTKGYVATEWFRNSPITSKVDVYSYGVMLLEIVCCKKAVDLEDNVILIDWAYDCFRQRRLKDLIKEDLEALDNMDLVERYVKIGIWCIQEEPGKRPNMRNVTQMLEGVAQVNDPPNPSPYNTFTCAESMSN; this is encoded by the exons ATGGGATTCCTCTCGTGTTCGATAATCCATATTTTTCTTGTCCTGCAACTACAAACACTTTGTGTTATCTTGACAGTTTCATCTCAGAACATCATAAATGGATCTATTCCTGTCGGAGAATCTCTCACAGCTTCAGAGTCCCAACAATTCTCTAGCTCATGGCGTTCCCCTTCCGGTGACTTTGCTTTCGGGTTCCGCAAGATCCAACCTAACGATGGTTTCACTCTCTCCGTTTGGTTCGACAAGATTCCTGACAAAACCATCGTGTGGCATGCACAAGCAGTCAATACGACAACCGGCCTCGTCCCTGCTGGTTCGAACGTTACACTAACCGCAGATCGTGGTTTGGTTCTGACTGACCCTCGAGGTCAACAGCTCTGGAGTTCTTCACTTCCTCCAAGTAATGGCTCTGTTTCTCAAGGGCGCATAAATGACGCTGGAAACTTCGGTCTGTTAAGCGAAACAACAGAAGATTCCGGCGAGTTTTTGTGGTCTAGCTTCGCAAATCCTACCGACACTCTGTTACCTACTCAG GGCATGGAAGTTGGAAGGAACCTCTCATCTCGCCTGACGGAGACAAGCTTCAGCAAAGGAAGATACAGACTACATCTAGGTAACGATGGAGATCTACGGCTTCTCACTCTCAACCCCGAGACGCTTTTAGAATCCGATATAAACTTTGCGTACTACGCAAGTAACACAAAGAATCAAAACCCCGGGACTCAGCTAGTTTTCAACGAGTCAGGCTACATGTATATTCTTCAAAGGAACAACTCGAGATTCTATCTCAAAGAAGACGTTCCCGTATCTTCTAAAGACTTCTACCACCGTGCTGTTCTACATTTCGACGGTGTTTTTGCTCAGTACTACCATCCCAAGGGAGGAGATGGTGGGTGGAGATGGGCTTGGTCTCAGCCTGAGAATATATGCGCAAAAGGCTTTGGAACGGACCTTGCTGCTAACGAGGTTGGGAACTTGGCTTGTGGGTTTAATAATATATGCAGTTTAGGAGATAACCAAAGGCCAAGATGTCAATGTCCTGAGAGGTTTGTGTTGAGTGATCCTAGTGATAGCTATGGTGATTGCAAGCCAGATTTTGAGATGCATAGTTGTGGAGCGAAGAGTAACCAAACTGATGTAAGTCTCTACGAGTTTGTTACTTTGGAGAAGACTAATTGGCCGTCTGGTGATTACAAGAAGTACTCAAACTACGATGAAGAAAGATGTAAAGCTTCTTGTCTTAACGACTGTTTCTGTGCTGCGGTTGTTTTCAGAACAATttgttggaagaagaagtttccCTTGTCTTATGGTCACAGATCTCCGACCGGTGGAAGCGATACTTTCATTAAGGTTCGAAAACTCACTGCGGGTGTTCCAAATACTGGACGAAGAGGCAAAGGCCGTGACTGGTTGATCATCACTTGTTCTGTTCTGCTTGGAACTTCAGCTTTGGTGAACTTCATATTGCTTTATATGaacagaaacaagaagaggatggcgaaaaaaccgaaccaaagaAGATATAGTGGTGCTGCTACGGCTACTGACTTGAATCTGAGAGTCTTTACGTACAGAGATCTCGTGGTGGCTACAGGAGATTTCGTGGAAGAGCTCGGAAGAGGAGCGTTCGGGATCGTGTACAAAGGAGTTTTAAAAGTTTCAGGTGATTCTGAAGTCAACGTGGCTGTCAAGAAACTAGACCGTGTTGCGCAAGAAAGCGAGAAAGAGTTCAAGAATGAGGTCAAAGTGATTGGTCAGATCCACCACAAGAACCTAGTGAAGCTAATTGGCTTCTGCGACGAAGGGCAGAGCCGTTTGATCGTTTACGAGCTCTTACCTAATGGGACGTTAGCCGGTTTTCTCTTCAGGCGTCCAAGACCTAGCTGGGAAGATAGAAGGAGAATCGCGGTTGAGGTTGCACGTGGGATCTTGTATCTACACGAAGAGTGCAGCGAGCAGATCATACATTGCGATATAAAACCGCAGAACATTCTTCTAGACGAGCATAACAATCCTCGGATCTCGGATTTTGGTTTAGCCAAGCTTCTGATGATAAACCAAACGCATACGCTCACCAACATCCGCGGAACAAAGGGTTATGTGGCGACAGAGTGGTTCAGGAACAGTCCCATTACATCCAAAGTCGATGTCTATAGCTACGGAGTCATGCTTTTGGAAATCGTGTGCTGCAAGAAAGCTGTTGATCTAGAGGATAATGTGATTCTTATAGATTGGGCGTACGACTGTTTCCGACAAAGGAGGTTGAAAGATCTAATCAAAGAAGATTTAGAGGCATTAGACAATATGGACTTGGTGGAGAGATATGTGAAAATAGGGATATGGTGTATACAAGAAGAGCCAGGGAAGAGGCCTAACATGAGAAACGTAACACAGATGCTTGAAGGCGTGGCTCAAGTTAATGATCCTCCAAACCCTTCTCCCTATAATACGTTCACCTGTGCTGAGTCTATGTCTAATTAA